The following coding sequences are from one Mesorhizobium onobrychidis window:
- a CDS encoding aminotransferase-like domain-containing protein, with the protein MDEQATASQGNGTLVESVMATIRHRIAARSLTPGTRLPSIRAFAKTMQVSKSTVVEAYERLAAEGIIRSRPGSGFYAAGPLAPLSLAEIGPRLDRAVDPLWVSRQSLEAGDGVLKPGCGWLPASWMPEAGLRRALRTMARGDDVTLTDYGTPLGLPPLRHLLARRMAEHGIEASPDQIMLTESGTQAIDLLCRFLLEPGDTVLVDDPCYFNFHALLRAHRAKVVGVPYTPSGPDIELFAQALIEHRPRLYITNSALHNPTGAILSPVVAHRLLKLADQSDLTIIEDDIFADFEHAPAPRLAAFDGLGRVVHIGSFSKTLSASVRCGFIAAPRDWMEGLTDLKIATSFGSGRLASELVLALLKDGSYRKHVDLLRTRLSRAMAETSTRLRAIGIMPWIDQPTGMFLWCSLPEGVDAAEIARRALSANVVLAPGNAFSLSQTASRFLRFNVAQSADERIFRTLEEAMSR; encoded by the coding sequence ATGGACGAGCAGGCGACGGCAAGTCAGGGCAACGGGACGCTTGTCGAAAGCGTCATGGCGACGATCAGGCACAGGATCGCCGCGCGCAGCCTGACACCGGGGACACGACTGCCTTCGATCCGGGCTTTTGCGAAAACCATGCAGGTTTCGAAATCCACCGTGGTCGAGGCCTATGAACGTCTTGCCGCAGAAGGCATCATCCGCTCGCGTCCAGGTTCGGGTTTCTATGCCGCCGGACCGCTGGCTCCCTTGTCACTGGCCGAGATCGGCCCCAGGCTTGATCGAGCTGTCGATCCGCTCTGGGTTTCGCGCCAATCGCTGGAAGCCGGCGACGGCGTGCTCAAACCCGGCTGCGGATGGCTGCCTGCCTCCTGGATGCCGGAGGCTGGGTTGCGCCGGGCCCTGCGGACAATGGCACGCGGCGATGATGTCACGCTGACGGATTACGGCACTCCGCTCGGGCTGCCGCCGCTGCGTCATCTGCTCGCACGGCGCATGGCAGAGCACGGCATCGAGGCATCTCCCGACCAGATCATGCTGACGGAATCGGGCACCCAGGCCATCGACCTCCTCTGCCGGTTCCTGCTCGAGCCAGGCGACACGGTGCTGGTCGACGACCCCTGCTATTTCAACTTTCATGCCCTGTTGCGCGCCCACCGGGCCAAGGTGGTCGGCGTTCCCTATACGCCGTCGGGACCGGATATCGAGCTGTTTGCGCAGGCGCTGATCGAGCACCGGCCGCGCCTCTACATCACCAATTCCGCACTTCACAATCCAACGGGGGCAATTCTGTCGCCGGTCGTCGCCCATCGATTGCTCAAGCTCGCCGACCAATCGGATCTGACGATCATCGAAGACGATATCTTTGCCGACTTCGAACACGCGCCCGCACCCAGGCTGGCGGCGTTCGACGGTCTTGGTCGCGTCGTCCATATCGGCAGCTTCTCCAAAACGCTTTCGGCGTCGGTGCGCTGCGGCTTCATCGCGGCTCCGCGCGACTGGATGGAAGGACTGACCGACCTCAAGATTGCCACGTCCTTCGGCAGCGGCAGGCTTGCCTCCGAACTGGTGCTGGCGCTGCTGAAGGACGGCAGCTATCGCAAGCACGTAGATTTGCTGCGCACGCGGCTTTCACGCGCCATGGCTGAGACAAGCACCCGCCTGAGGGCGATCGGCATCATGCCGTGGATCGACCAGCCGACCGGCATGTTCTTGTGGTGCAGCCTGCCGGAAGGCGTGGATGCAGCTGAAATAGCCCGCCGCGCCTTGTCGGCCAATGTCGTGCTGGCGCCCGGCAACGCGTTCAGCCTGTCCCAAACTGCCAGCCGTTTCCTGCGCTTCAACGTCGCGCAGTCGGCAGACGAGAGAATTTTCAGGACGCTCGAAGAGGCGATGTCGCGTTGA
- a CDS encoding DMT family transporter, with product MDKTAGGWINGFVGVLIFSGSLPATRVAVMDFDPAFLTVARAATAGILGLALLLIFRQKRPERRDLLSLAIVALGVVVGFPLLTALALKHITSAHSIIFVGLLPLATAIFGVIRGGDRPKPAFWLFSCLGSALVAGFAVTQGVAAAPLGDMLMLAAIILCGLGYAEGATLSRKLGGWQVISWALVLSLPVMLALTLITMPPSLEPVGKAAWIGLAYVSLFSMLIGFVFWYRGLAQGGIAAVGQLQLLQPFFGLGLAATLLHEPVSPAMIAVTAAVVLCVVGAKQYAR from the coding sequence ATGGACAAGACGGCGGGTGGCTGGATCAACGGATTCGTAGGCGTGCTGATTTTCAGCGGATCGCTTCCGGCAACGCGCGTCGCGGTCATGGATTTCGATCCGGCGTTCCTAACCGTCGCCCGTGCTGCCACGGCAGGCATTCTCGGCCTCGCGCTCCTGCTCATTTTTCGCCAGAAGCGCCCGGAGCGGCGCGATCTGCTGTCGCTGGCCATCGTGGCGCTCGGCGTCGTGGTCGGCTTTCCGCTGCTGACCGCGCTGGCGCTCAAGCACATCACCTCGGCCCATTCCATCATCTTCGTCGGCCTGTTGCCGCTGGCGACCGCAATCTTCGGCGTCATTCGCGGCGGCGATCGCCCCAAACCGGCTTTCTGGCTGTTTTCATGCCTTGGCAGCGCCCTTGTTGCCGGTTTTGCAGTGACGCAAGGTGTGGCGGCCGCGCCGCTTGGCGACATGCTGATGCTGGCCGCCATTATCCTGTGCGGACTGGGCTATGCGGAAGGCGCCACGCTGTCCCGCAAACTCGGCGGCTGGCAGGTGATCTCATGGGCGCTGGTGTTGTCGCTGCCGGTCATGCTGGCCCTGACGCTCATCACCATGCCACCGTCGCTCGAACCCGTCGGCAAGGCCGCCTGGATCGGCCTGGCCTATGTCTCGCTGTTCAGCATGCTGATCGGTTTTGTGTTCTGGTATCGCGGATTGGCACAAGGCGGCATCGCTGCGGTCGGGCAACTGCAGCTTCTCCAGCCTTTCTTCGGCCTTGGGCTGGCGGCAACGCTGCTGCACGAGCCGGTCAGCCCCGCCATGATCGCCGTCACTGCTGCCGTCGTGCTTTGCGTGGTCGGTGCGAAGCAATATGCGAGATAG